A genomic stretch from Erysipelothrix sp. HDW6C includes:
- a CDS encoding PTS fructose transporter subunit IIC, producing the protein MSNTKKVFKDIQKALMTGTSYMMPAVVVGGILFSISLIGGTATDTGYVVTNPFMQNLNLLGKAALNMMIPILGAYVAYSIAGRPGLVPGFILGFVSNNPVGETGAKAGFLGALLLGIVVGYFVKWMKGWKVHHSIRTIMPILIIPILATGVVGIGYIYIIANPLSTVMEWLTNFLANLNGTNKVLLAIAIGFMNAFDMGGPVSKTVTMFTIAMMSQGIYEPNGIYRVCPGIPPMGIFLSTLIFKNKWTDAERTTAKTAGLMGFFGITEGAIPFAVSDLKHVLPATMIGTATGAVIAALGNVKSPVPHGSFITLPVVDGKIWFTVAIIVGTIVTALLLGLFKKNVNEPVQA; encoded by the coding sequence GTGTCGAATACAAAGAAAGTATTTAAAGATATACAGAAAGCATTAATGACGGGGACATCATATATGATGCCTGCAGTCGTTGTTGGGGGAATTTTATTCTCAATTTCATTAATTGGTGGTACTGCTACGGATACGGGATACGTTGTAACCAATCCATTTATGCAGAACCTTAACCTTCTCGGTAAAGCAGCTTTAAATATGATGATTCCAATTCTGGGAGCGTATGTTGCGTACTCAATTGCGGGACGTCCAGGGCTTGTACCGGGGTTCATTCTTGGGTTTGTTTCAAATAACCCAGTAGGTGAGACAGGGGCAAAAGCTGGATTCCTGGGAGCACTACTCCTTGGAATTGTTGTTGGTTATTTCGTAAAATGGATGAAAGGATGGAAGGTACATCACTCCATTCGCACCATTATGCCTATATTAATTATCCCCATTCTGGCAACTGGTGTTGTGGGAATTGGCTATATTTATATTATTGCGAATCCATTAAGCACAGTGATGGAATGGTTAACTAATTTCTTAGCCAATCTAAATGGGACAAATAAAGTCTTGTTGGCAATCGCAATTGGATTTATGAATGCATTTGATATGGGTGGACCTGTATCGAAAACAGTTACGATGTTTACAATCGCTATGATGAGCCAAGGAATTTATGAGCCAAACGGTATCTATCGCGTTTGTCCAGGGATTCCACCGATGGGGATTTTCCTTTCAACACTTATCTTTAAAAATAAATGGACAGATGCTGAGCGAACAACTGCGAAGACTGCAGGGCTTATGGGGTTCTTTGGAATCACAGAAGGGGCAATTCCCTTTGCTGTATCCGATTTGAAACATGTGCTTCCTGCAACCATGATCGGTACTGCAACAGGGGCAGTTATTGCAGCCTTAGGGAATGTTAAATCACCGGTTCCACACGGAAGTTTTATTACATTACCTGTTGTAGATGGAAAGATATGGTTTACAGTTGCAATTATTGTTGGAACAATCGTAACTGCGCTCTTATTGGGTCTTTTCAAAAAGAATGTCAATGAGCCAGTACAAGCCTAA
- a CDS encoding PTS fructose transporter subunit IIB, whose amino-acid sequence MKVIGITACPTGIAHTYMAQEALIAECERRGYEHQFETQGSIGVENELSEETIAEADMIILAVSISIEGEERFEDSNIFNAEVNDAISNAGAVIDAALKHYGLA is encoded by the coding sequence ATGAAAGTAATTGGAATAACAGCATGTCCTACAGGGATTGCCCATACATACATGGCTCAAGAAGCGCTCATTGCTGAGTGTGAACGCCGTGGTTATGAACATCAATTTGAAACACAAGGAAGTATTGGGGTTGAAAACGAGTTATCAGAAGAAACAATTGCTGAAGCAGATATGATCATTCTTGCTGTAAGTATCTCAATAGAGGGCGAAGAACGATTTGAAGACAGTAATATCTTCAATGCGGAAGTTAACGATGCGATATCCAATGCTGGAGCTGTCATCGATGCTGCTTTGAAACACTACGGATTAGCATAA
- a CDS encoding PTS sugar transporter subunit IIA: protein MLRKELVFVNEKYQDYQDVIAKLSHELLNQGLITDTEQFVSAVNKREEEFSTAIGNEVAIPHGKSDVVVEPFIVFAKIEEPILWSDDEKAIRLVFLLGVKGHDNDALHLKFLSRISRNLMKETFINSLLACQTSEAAFEVLDKINQDLREEDKI, encoded by the coding sequence ATGCTACGTAAAGAATTAGTATTTGTAAACGAAAAATATCAAGACTATCAAGATGTGATTGCGAAGCTATCACATGAATTATTGAATCAAGGACTTATCACGGATACGGAACAGTTTGTTTCCGCTGTGAATAAAAGAGAAGAAGAGTTCTCAACAGCAATCGGAAATGAAGTTGCAATTCCCCATGGGAAAAGTGACGTGGTTGTTGAACCATTCATTGTTTTTGCGAAAATTGAAGAACCGATTCTATGGAGTGATGACGAGAAAGCAATTCGTCTTGTATTCTTGTTGGGCGTTAAAGGACACGACAATGATGCACTGCACCTGAAGTTCCTATCACGCATCAGCAGAAATCTTATGAAAGAAACATTTATAAACAGCTTGCTAGCTTGCCAAACATCGGAAGCAGCATTCGAAGTGCTTGATAAAATTAATCAAGACTTAAGAGAGGAAGACAAAATATGA
- a CDS encoding PTS sugar transporter subunit IIA produces the protein MVTTRQRKLIALLKQQQRIMTVAEYANILGVSKRTVYADIETITPDLEASGYRLKSIPGKGLAVEQTEHHALEAVESLEKVSDTESRREAIAKLLIVDEARRTMSELSNMFYVSVSSIRNDLDIIKRSIENGSTARLIISKAGIHIEGTEEEQQQLLIQFNDYAIKRLGNKRYLSSILDFLRQTYGNQLVDTCYDITKEFSESRIYVPADHYLINIINTLVVMTFRSSKGKSINESYQNLFLNEIMELPNILLAKEILSIISSHYPVTFSDADCKFLSQHLIANRIEFVNYRKGYFEYNDSFLNIIAKMERLTGIEIFKYQENVQNILHHLNAAVFRLKTGVNIKNNLTNQIKLEFGMMFNLTWLVLESESEHLGVRFTEDEVGFLMIHFQNIVDLEQRSKRVLIICTNGYTTSQMILNRIRKILPPLDIIETATVDKAEHADVSAVDFIITTVDLSITNVPTIHVSPLIGDEDIKNISAFYGERFLASDDYTSSSFKTLRKFLIPSLVTKSEEHMNKENIIKLMVGKLEAQGYVDQHYLTSVLQRESAGGTDTNHGIAIPHGQLKHVLQTSVAVWFSDTPIKWNNHSIRMAIFFNVAENDLYVSRGILEEIYALIKSDKLAQRLATGMTTQDFIEFLIAED, from the coding sequence ATGGTAACAACACGGCAACGCAAATTGATAGCACTGTTAAAACAGCAACAACGGATTATGACGGTTGCTGAGTATGCAAATATACTCGGCGTATCAAAACGGACGGTCTATGCCGATATTGAAACCATTACTCCAGATTTAGAAGCCAGTGGATATCGACTGAAATCGATTCCTGGCAAGGGATTGGCAGTGGAGCAAACAGAGCATCATGCTCTTGAAGCTGTGGAATCACTTGAAAAAGTAAGTGACACTGAATCGCGACGTGAAGCGATCGCAAAACTCTTAATTGTCGATGAAGCGCGTCGTACGATGAGTGAGTTGTCAAACATGTTCTATGTTTCCGTCAGTTCAATTCGTAATGATCTCGATATTATCAAACGATCCATTGAAAATGGGAGCACAGCCCGTTTGATTATCAGTAAAGCTGGAATCCACATTGAAGGTACTGAAGAAGAACAGCAACAACTGCTGATTCAATTCAATGACTACGCCATTAAACGATTGGGAAACAAACGCTACTTGAGTAGTATTCTTGATTTTTTACGCCAGACGTATGGCAATCAGCTTGTGGACACTTGCTATGACATCACCAAGGAATTTAGTGAATCGCGGATATATGTACCTGCAGATCACTATCTGATTAATATTATTAACACACTGGTCGTTATGACCTTTCGTAGCAGTAAAGGAAAGAGTATCAATGAGTCGTATCAAAACTTGTTTTTGAACGAAATTATGGAACTCCCCAATATTCTTCTTGCCAAAGAAATCCTTTCCATTATCTCATCGCATTACCCTGTAACTTTCAGTGATGCCGACTGTAAGTTTCTCTCGCAACATTTGATTGCCAATCGAATTGAGTTTGTAAACTATCGAAAAGGTTATTTCGAATACAATGACAGTTTCTTAAACATCATTGCCAAGATGGAACGTTTAACAGGGATCGAGATTTTCAAATATCAAGAAAATGTTCAAAACATCCTGCATCATTTAAACGCAGCCGTATTTCGTCTGAAAACTGGAGTTAACATTAAAAACAACTTGACCAATCAGATAAAGTTAGAATTTGGCATGATGTTTAATTTGACATGGTTGGTTCTGGAAAGTGAAAGTGAGCATCTCGGGGTACGATTTACAGAAGATGAAGTTGGATTTTTGATGATTCACTTCCAAAATATAGTGGACTTAGAACAACGCAGCAAACGCGTCCTCATCATCTGCACCAATGGCTATACGACCTCACAAATGATTCTGAATCGCATTCGTAAAATTCTCCCACCATTGGACATTATTGAAACAGCAACAGTTGACAAAGCAGAACATGCTGATGTCAGTGCGGTAGACTTTATCATTACCACCGTTGATTTATCAATTACAAATGTCCCCACCATTCACGTCTCACCGTTGATTGGCGATGAAGATATCAAGAACATCAGTGCGTTTTATGGCGAGCGGTTTCTTGCCAGTGACGATTACACATCCAGCTCCTTTAAAACACTGCGAAAATTTTTAATTCCGTCGTTAGTCACAAAATCGGAAGAACATATGAATAAAGAAAATATCATCAAGCTTATGGTTGGCAAACTTGAAGCACAAGGTTATGTTGACCAACATTATCTTACATCAGTATTGCAGCGCGAAAGTGCAGGGGGAACAGATACCAACCATGGTATTGCGATTCCCCACGGGCAACTCAAACACGTACTGCAAACATCTGTTGCGGTATGGTTTAGTGATACCCCCATTAAATGGAATAATCACTCAATAAGAATGGCAATATTCTTCAATGTTGCCGAAAATGATCTCTATGTATCACGTGGTATTTTGGAAGAAATTTATGCTCTCATAAAATCTGACAAACTCGCACAGCGTTTAGCAACAGGGATGACAACTCAAGACTTTATTGAGTTTCTAATAGCGGAGGACTAA
- a CDS encoding bifunctional 4-hydroxy-2-oxoglutarate aldolase/2-dehydro-3-deoxy-phosphogluconate aldolase — MLGNATMILRGYTYEQVKTVCEVLAGSDVKNVEITLNSPDALGTLARISKEFNDRLNIGAGTVVTADELEQAIKAGARFVLSPISFTEAMIQYCHDHDVIAVPAALTPTEIMQQFRFGADIVKVFPANEFSMAYANKVMEPLGKLKLMAVGGVNAQNVKQHFESGYQYIGTAGGIFKKEDILAQDVIALKQSLQVFVNQIQ, encoded by the coding sequence ATGTTAGGTAATGCAACAATGATTTTACGTGGATACACGTATGAACAAGTGAAGACAGTCTGCGAGGTGTTGGCTGGAAGCGATGTAAAGAATGTTGAAATAACACTCAACTCTCCTGATGCTTTGGGCACACTTGCAAGAATTTCCAAAGAGTTTAACGATAGACTTAATATCGGAGCTGGAACAGTTGTAACAGCAGACGAACTGGAACAGGCCATTAAGGCGGGTGCACGATTCGTGCTATCACCAATATCGTTTACAGAAGCAATGATTCAATATTGCCATGACCACGATGTTATAGCCGTTCCAGCTGCACTGACACCAACGGAAATTATGCAACAATTCAGGTTTGGAGCAGACATTGTTAAAGTATTCCCAGCCAATGAATTTAGTATGGCCTATGCCAATAAAGTTATGGAACCCTTAGGGAAGCTAAAGTTAATGGCAGTGGGTGGTGTAAATGCGCAAAATGTTAAACAGCATTTTGAATCGGGATATCAATACATTGGTACAGCAGGAGGCATTTTCAAAAAAGAAGACATCCTTGCACAAGATGTGATTGCCCTTAAACAATCATTGCAGGTATTTGTCAATCAAATTCAATAG
- a CDS encoding sugar phosphate isomerase/epimerase yields MTITYKKALLVSNVCDPLTKDESDLISVYEHISKSGRYDGIETRVVEGDALVPVFNRLNQWQTVYWLTGQLDREGLCAASTDETLRVATITRIKQMIDQSIKTHVHTIGIASGKTKGDRSAEMNAFEKSVHEILDYIAMQDKEINIIIEPLDAFAHKNNVIGTTSQTHDFLKRFDQSLFTTGKLSICWDSAHVMLNEDQVATSLQTLAPYISRVHFSNAVLDKDDECYGDWHMDIDPAGFLNQDYANSILKTLNATSNHQDTVYVSVEIRETRRENVWNLEDQCYALITEAINAVEHA; encoded by the coding sequence ATGACAATTACTTATAAGAAAGCACTACTCGTTTCAAATGTATGCGACCCACTGACGAAAGATGAATCAGATTTGATTTCAGTGTATGAACACATTTCAAAATCTGGACGCTATGATGGTATTGAAACCCGTGTCGTCGAGGGAGATGCATTGGTTCCTGTTTTCAATCGTTTAAATCAATGGCAAACGGTTTATTGGTTGACTGGGCAATTGGATCGTGAGGGGTTGTGTGCTGCAAGTACTGATGAAACATTGCGAGTTGCTACAATAACTCGAATCAAACAAATGATCGATCAATCCATCAAGACACATGTTCATACAATCGGTATTGCTAGCGGAAAAACAAAGGGCGACAGGTCTGCAGAGATGAATGCATTCGAAAAGTCGGTTCATGAGATTCTTGACTATATTGCGATGCAAGATAAAGAAATAAATATTATCATTGAGCCCTTGGATGCTTTTGCTCACAAAAATAATGTAATTGGAACCACATCTCAAACACATGATTTTTTGAAACGGTTTGACCAATCGTTATTTACAACCGGAAAACTTTCAATCTGCTGGGATAGTGCCCATGTCATGTTGAATGAAGATCAGGTAGCGACATCCTTGCAAACACTTGCCCCATATATATCGCGTGTCCACTTCTCAAATGCTGTACTGGATAAGGATGATGAGTGCTACGGTGATTGGCATATGGACATCGATCCTGCTGGTTTTCTCAATCAAGATTATGCAAACAGCATTCTCAAAACATTGAATGCAACAAGCAATCATCAAGACACAGTCTACGTTTCAGTTGAGATACGTGAAACGCGTCGCGAGAATGTCTGGAACCTCGAGGACCAATGCTACGCCTTAATCACAGAAGCAATCAATGCGGTGGAACATGCGTAA
- a CDS encoding response regulator transcription factor: MTYRKIKVLVIDNDVNFAKGLQSKLNTEKNCEVDITNTIDQALQMILSNQYRLIISEYHIEDGVDDMQGMGLLRVAKNRNRDVRRVLLTDYSDEKAVEALSDSVNLFLTKDRCLDVICEYIMNDCQTNSNTIDAVARYNMLSGDARFNQINSGVQNSENLTTTEWDIVNVLLDCNNRVVSRDDIVESLFGEAQMEAVDFNTRTIDVHIKNIRRKMPNHQIRTVRGVGYMWKQ, from the coding sequence ATGACTTATCGAAAAATTAAAGTACTCGTAATTGACAATGATGTAAACTTTGCAAAAGGATTACAATCAAAACTAAACACAGAGAAGAACTGCGAGGTAGACATTACAAATACAATCGACCAAGCATTGCAAATGATTTTAAGTAACCAATACCGCTTAATTATATCTGAGTATCATATTGAAGATGGCGTTGATGATATGCAAGGCATGGGACTTCTACGCGTAGCCAAAAATAGAAACCGAGATGTTCGTCGTGTGTTACTTACTGATTACTCTGATGAGAAGGCAGTGGAAGCACTTAGCGACTCTGTCAATCTATTCTTAACAAAAGATCGTTGCTTAGATGTTATCTGTGAATACATTATGAATGATTGCCAAACAAACAGTAATACAATCGATGCAGTAGCGCGCTACAACATGTTATCTGGAGATGCGCGATTCAATCAAATCAATTCTGGAGTCCAAAATAGCGAGAACCTTACAACTACCGAATGGGATATTGTAAATGTTCTGTTGGATTGCAACAATCGTGTGGTATCGCGTGATGATATTGTCGAATCACTTTTCGGTGAAGCTCAAATGGAAGCTGTTGACTTTAATACGCGTACGATTGATGTTCATATTAAAAACATTCGTCGTAAAATGCCAAATCATCAAATCCGTACCGTTCGCGGTGTTGGATATATGTGGAAACAGTAA
- a CDS encoding acyltransferase: MFAGKNDNNSSSIDIMKYIAAIMVIIIHVGPIFEHWPLVNHVFVNGICRVATPLFFVSSAFFVRHKMKSNPQYLKQYVKSIFKIYCFWSLVYLPLGLQYIAANFDIPLYLYPVALVIAFFYIGAYYHLWYIPALLFGLWFVDYLMKHMSKRIVYVLVILLYAFACLETHRELIANTYLLTLIDTYLGIFVTPRNGLFFAPIFITIGYVISDQDNKSTKRTLWLGMLLSLAGLIAEGTWIYYNRGHDSNALVFLAPLSYFIFKWVCTLNVTVPFNTKVLRRWSTNYYFGHLLILTFCEWFFGVIGLGSVWMQFGLMRFVLVLALTHIAVEVGEYLRIRFTSYKKAIQP; the protein is encoded by the coding sequence ATGTTTGCAGGTAAAAATGATAATAATAGTTCCAGTATTGATATCATGAAGTATATCGCTGCAATTATGGTCATAATTATCCACGTAGGTCCGATATTTGAACATTGGCCTTTGGTAAATCATGTATTTGTAAATGGGATCTGTCGTGTCGCTACACCACTGTTCTTTGTCTCATCAGCTTTCTTTGTACGACATAAAATGAAATCCAATCCTCAATATCTGAAGCAGTACGTTAAGTCGATTTTCAAAATTTATTGTTTTTGGAGCCTTGTATATCTTCCGCTTGGATTGCAATACATTGCGGCTAACTTTGATATTCCCCTTTATCTCTATCCTGTTGCATTGGTTATTGCATTCTTTTATATTGGGGCATACTATCATCTTTGGTATATTCCTGCACTGCTTTTTGGACTTTGGTTCGTTGACTATTTGATGAAGCATATGAGCAAACGCATTGTCTACGTTTTGGTTATCTTACTTTATGCATTTGCGTGCCTTGAGACGCACCGCGAACTCATTGCCAATACCTACTTGTTGACGCTTATTGACACCTATCTTGGTATTTTTGTAACACCCCGTAATGGGCTCTTCTTTGCACCGATTTTTATTACCATTGGGTATGTGATCAGTGATCAAGACAATAAATCAACCAAGCGTACTCTGTGGCTTGGCATGCTTTTATCTCTAGCTGGACTTATTGCCGAAGGCACATGGATCTACTACAATCGTGGTCATGATAGTAACGCACTAGTTTTCTTAGCACCCCTTAGTTATTTTATTTTTAAGTGGGTATGTACCTTAAATGTTACGGTTCCTTTTAATACTAAAGTACTACGACGCTGGAGTACCAATTATTACTTTGGACACCTCCTCATTTTGACATTTTGTGAATGGTTCTTTGGTGTGATCGGACTGGGTTCTGTTTGGATGCAGTTTGGATTGATGCGCTTTGTTCTCGTACTTGCACTGACACATATTGCCGTTGAGGTGGGCGAGTATCTACGAATACGTTTTACGTCCTACAAAAAGGCGATTCAACCATGA
- a CDS encoding sensor histidine kinase KdpD: protein MEWLVIILSILMIYFAVRTFYYRAQIKSINRHLHIVNEGNSRMEVRKSGNNRDESELLGEVNRLIQLIAKTESTNKLIDNQNKTMISSIAHDFKTPLTSMLGYVQMLQNNEHIDDRQRYLKIIEDRIKTLNLLIENFYTMSLVASHEYPLNLERINPFVVLQNQLALYYDELSTHFESVIISVPDEAHIVWSDAQVLQRVYSNLIRNALKYGRGPFTIRTTIETNNYLISFENGIPKNHNIDIERLFERTYRDDLARSQSASGLGLAIVKELLELVDCALSVTLNGNIIAFRIAIPKGNHHRNDEV from the coding sequence ATGGAGTGGTTAGTTATAATTCTTAGCATTCTCATGATTTATTTTGCTGTTCGAACATTCTACTATCGCGCGCAGATTAAAAGTATCAATCGCCATCTTCATATTGTGAATGAAGGTAATTCACGCATGGAAGTGCGTAAGTCTGGAAATAATCGCGATGAGAGTGAATTGTTAGGGGAGGTCAATCGCTTGATTCAACTTATTGCGAAGACCGAATCCACCAACAAACTTATCGATAATCAAAATAAAACGATGATTTCCTCAATTGCCCATGACTTTAAAACTCCACTTACTTCGATGCTCGGATATGTTCAGATGCTTCAAAATAACGAACATATTGATGATCGGCAGCGCTACTTGAAAATTATAGAGGATCGCATCAAGACGTTGAATCTTCTGATTGAAAACTTTTATACCATGAGTTTGGTTGCATCCCACGAGTATCCACTCAACCTTGAACGAATTAATCCCTTTGTGGTCCTTCAAAACCAGCTTGCCCTTTACTATGATGAATTATCCACACATTTTGAGAGTGTTATTATTTCAGTTCCTGATGAGGCACATATTGTATGGAGTGATGCGCAGGTGCTGCAGCGCGTCTATAGCAATTTAATTCGTAATGCACTTAAATATGGGCGGGGTCCATTTACCATTCGGACTACTATAGAAACAAATAACTATCTTATTTCATTTGAGAACGGCATACCCAAAAACCACAACATTGACATTGAGCGTTTGTTTGAGCGTACATATCGTGATGATTTGGCACGAAGTCAATCAGCGTCGGGGCTTGGTTTAGCGATTGTTAAAGAATTGCTTGAACTTGTTGATTGCGCCTTAAGTGTCACGTTAAATGGGAATATAATCGCATTTCGCATCGCAATACCTAAAGGAAATCACCATCGAAACGATGAAGTATAA
- a CDS encoding ABC transporter permease produces the protein MINYIKAELYRLRRTKSVRLVVIASCLFLLLTIGSVSGEVDVAIAGYEFQNLVWFIIATPIFAYVYLADTKNRTLGSILSMNVSKLSYILGKLIISILWLLFYYIVFSIYLSVMQYTMFIQNDTNIQAVYLLTIIRMLRIICAIAFSGVAVVFTHTTSMSLLAYLALTGQSLSSTLRTNAMYSRVARIILNFSLGDMMQNIISGGGASLLIALSITMVSLASAVILSYVLFKESH, from the coding sequence ATGATTAATTATATTAAAGCGGAATTGTACCGTTTGCGTCGAACAAAAAGTGTGCGATTAGTAGTAATCGCATCGTGTCTGTTTCTCTTGCTTACCATTGGATCCGTGAGTGGTGAGGTTGATGTCGCTATTGCGGGTTATGAATTTCAAAATCTGGTGTGGTTCATCATTGCTACGCCAATCTTTGCTTATGTGTATCTTGCGGATACCAAGAATCGTACACTGGGCAGCATTCTTAGTATGAACGTTTCAAAGTTGTCCTATATCCTTGGAAAACTAATCATTAGTATTCTATGGCTGTTGTTTTACTATATCGTGTTTAGTATTTACTTAAGTGTCATGCAGTATACAATGTTCATTCAAAATGATACCAACATTCAAGCAGTATACCTACTTACAATAATTAGAATGCTGCGAATCATTTGCGCTATTGCATTTTCGGGTGTCGCGGTAGTCTTTACGCATACAACGTCGATGTCATTGTTAGCATATCTTGCGCTTACGGGACAAAGTCTTTCCTCAACATTGCGTACCAATGCAATGTACAGTCGTGTTGCACGAATTATTCTTAATTTCTCATTAGGGGATATGATGCAAAATATCATTTCAGGTGGTGGTGCGTCGCTTCTTATTGCACTGTCCATTACAATGGTATCCCTTGCATCTGCTGTAATCTTGTCTTATGTTCTATTCAAAGAGTCACATTAA
- a CDS encoding ABC transporter ATP-binding protein, translated as MAIIQLNMVTKHYKRTEALRRVNLSIVRGEICGFIGKDEAGKSTLFKIIAGMTPKSSGDVVIQGNYRYGATSLERKNIGYVLNDNFFSELTIFENLEYIRKAKGIFDRGEVERVMGLLDLEMHDILYRDLSVGKKQRLKLAATIMGNPDILIFDEPTQGLDSQASINFWRLVASLNEDFGTTVLISSTSLGNLKNLCTKFCFMHNGRILETIERHHLELKSQRVLHLKVDATEKTCLILEQQLGITDYRVGMDKELVLYSFIDQPDIIAKTLVDNGIRIFGIYVQEVAIDDYYLGLIAGDVYD; from the coding sequence ATGGCTATAATTCAACTTAACATGGTAACCAAGCATTACAAGAGAACCGAGGCATTACGTCGTGTCAATCTTTCGATAGTCCGCGGGGAAATTTGTGGGTTTATTGGTAAAGATGAGGCTGGTAAATCGACGCTATTTAAAATAATTGCCGGCATGACACCCAAATCATCCGGAGATGTTGTGATTCAGGGCAATTATCGATATGGTGCTACAAGTCTTGAACGGAAGAATATCGGCTATGTATTGAATGATAATTTCTTTTCCGAACTTACGATATTTGAGAACTTGGAATACATTCGAAAGGCAAAAGGAATTTTCGATCGTGGCGAAGTAGAACGTGTTATGGGACTTTTAGATCTCGAGATGCATGATATCTTGTATCGCGATCTAAGTGTAGGGAAAAAACAACGGCTGAAACTGGCTGCAACGATTATGGGAAATCCAGATATTCTCATTTTTGATGAACCTACACAAGGCCTTGACTCACAGGCGTCGATAAATTTTTGGCGCTTGGTCGCAAGTTTAAATGAAGACTTCGGAACAACAGTTTTGATTTCCTCGACATCCTTAGGAAACCTTAAAAATCTCTGTACGAAGTTTTGCTTCATGCATAATGGTCGCATTTTAGAGACGATTGAGCGGCATCACTTGGAGTTAAAAAGTCAGCGAGTCCTGCACCTCAAAGTTGATGCAACCGAAAAGACATGCTTAATTCTCGAACAGCAGCTGGGGATTACAGATTATCGTGTTGGTATGGATAAAGAACTGGTACTCTATAGTTTTATTGATCAGCCCGATATCATTGCGAAGACACTCGTTGATAACGGCATTCGTATTTTTGGTATTTATGTGCAGGAAGTTGCAATCGATGATTACTACTTAGGCTTAATCGCGGGTGATGTGTATGATTAA
- a CDS encoding response regulator transcription factor, whose protein sequence is MARILVVEDDNIINDMLHELLRPLHTVTQVFSGTEALRLFASESFDLIVLDLMLPGISGESLITKIRTQSQIPIIVITAKNDVSVLVDVLELGANDYIAKPFETKEVIARVSALLRKHGASEMVTTNRVGRFEIRSDTYEISLDNQCMDLTRKEHDMLCLLLSHPNRVFTKSNLYETIWEEPYFGDDNTITVHISRLRTKIKAITGDNEMIETVWGIGFKMSIE, encoded by the coding sequence ATGGCAAGAATATTAGTGGTTGAGGATGACAATATTATAAATGATATGTTACACGAGTTGTTGCGACCTTTGCACACGGTGACACAAGTGTTTTCTGGGACAGAAGCCTTGAGACTCTTTGCAAGTGAGTCGTTCGATTTGATTGTTCTTGATCTCATGCTTCCAGGTATTTCTGGAGAATCCTTGATTACAAAAATTAGAACGCAGTCCCAAATTCCTATCATTGTGATAACCGCGAAAAATGACGTCTCTGTTTTGGTGGATGTCCTTGAGTTAGGGGCGAACGACTATATTGCAAAACCATTCGAAACAAAAGAAGTTATTGCGCGAGTAAGTGCATTATTAAGAAAACACGGTGCAAGTGAGATGGTAACGACAAATCGCGTTGGTAGATTTGAAATTCGTTCGGACACATATGAAATATCATTGGATAATCAGTGCATGGATTTAACCCGAAAGGAACATGACATGTTATGCCTTCTGTTGTCACATCCAAACCGTGTTTTTACAAAATCAAATCTTTATGAAACAATATGGGAAGAACCATATTTTGGTGACGATAATACTATCACCGTTCATATATCACGATTAAGAACGAAAATAAAAGCAATAACCGGTGATAATGAAATGATCGAAACAGTGTGGGGAATTGGCTTCAAAATGAGCATAGAATAG
- a CDS encoding helix-turn-helix transcriptional regulator: MKEKIVLNKLKQFRTGNGKITQQQLADIVGISRQSINAIEKGKFLPSITSSLKIAEYFGVPVEEIFYLGTEDEA, translated from the coding sequence ATGAAAGAAAAAATAGTATTGAATAAATTAAAACAGTTTCGAACTGGAAATGGTAAGATTACCCAACAACAATTAGCAGATATTGTAGGGATTTCCCGACAATCAATCAATGCGATTGAAAAAGGTAAGTTTTTGCCAAGCATCACATCATCATTAAAAATCGCTGAGTATTTTGGAGTACCAGTAGAAGAAATATTCTACTTGGGAACCGAAGACGAAGCATAG